From the genome of Rathayibacter sp. VKM Ac-2759, one region includes:
- a CDS encoding argininosuccinate synthase, which yields MTGSGYRVVLAYSGGVDTTACIPYLRHEMGCDYIVAMAVDLGQGDELEPIRQKALLAGADEAIVLDAKERFVDQYGFAALAANAVHDLHYPLASALGRPLIAELLVETARAYRCEAVAHGATGKGNDQVRMDLGVALRDSDLVVLAPAREWGFTRAQTIAYSESFGVPPHVTPDRPWAIDLNILGRNIEAGPIEDLDWEPSEDVWALTTAPSDAPDEADYVDVTFENGRPVALDGQRLDPLSLVEALNARAGAHGVGRIDMLENRVVGVLSRELYEAPALTVLLRAHLELEMLVLPPDVLHHKRGLDGAYGKLVYDGLWHGPLRSALDAFVASTQQYVDGTIRLRLFKGSATVVGREAPNPLYRRDLVTYGEGSTFDQSSAIGFIDLFGLPGRTWAQAHGV from the coding sequence ATGACCGGATCGGGGTACCGCGTCGTCCTCGCCTACTCCGGAGGCGTGGACACCACCGCGTGCATCCCCTACCTCCGGCACGAGATGGGCTGCGACTACATCGTCGCGATGGCGGTGGATCTGGGGCAGGGCGACGAGCTGGAGCCGATTCGCCAGAAGGCGCTCCTCGCAGGAGCCGACGAGGCGATCGTCCTCGACGCGAAGGAGCGCTTCGTCGATCAGTACGGGTTCGCCGCGCTCGCCGCCAACGCCGTCCATGACCTGCATTACCCGCTCGCGTCAGCGCTCGGACGACCGCTGATCGCCGAGCTGCTGGTCGAGACCGCCCGGGCGTACCGCTGCGAGGCCGTCGCTCACGGCGCGACGGGCAAGGGCAACGACCAGGTGCGGATGGACCTCGGCGTCGCGCTGCGCGACTCGGACCTCGTCGTCCTCGCTCCGGCCCGCGAGTGGGGCTTCACGCGCGCACAGACGATCGCCTACTCCGAGTCGTTCGGCGTTCCGCCCCATGTCACTCCTGACCGGCCCTGGGCGATCGATCTGAACATCCTCGGCCGCAACATCGAGGCGGGTCCGATCGAGGATCTCGACTGGGAGCCGTCCGAGGATGTCTGGGCGCTGACGACGGCGCCCTCCGATGCCCCCGACGAGGCCGACTACGTCGACGTGACCTTCGAGAACGGCCGACCGGTCGCCCTCGATGGACAGCGCCTCGACCCGCTCTCGCTGGTGGAAGCGCTGAACGCTCGGGCGGGAGCGCACGGCGTCGGGCGCATCGACATGCTCGAGAACCGCGTGGTCGGCGTCCTCTCGCGAGAGCTCTATGAGGCACCCGCGCTGACCGTCCTCCTCCGCGCGCACCTCGAACTCGAGATGCTGGTCCTGCCACCGGATGTGCTCCACCACAAGCGCGGCCTCGACGGCGCCTACGGGAAGCTCGTCTACGACGGACTGTGGCACGGCCCACTCCGGTCGGCGCTCGACGCGTTCGTCGCCTCCACCCAGCAGTACGTCGACGGCACCATCCGGCTGCGCCTGTTCAAGGGGTCGGCGACGGTCGTCGGGCGCGAGGCGCCCAATCCTCTGTACCGACGCGACCTGGTCACCTACGGCGAGGGCTCCACCTTCGACCAGAGCAGTGCGATCGGATTCATCGACCTCTTCGGGCTGCCGGGCCGCACCTGGGCACAGGCGCACGGCGTGTGA
- the proB gene encoding glutamate 5-kinase, with amino-acid sequence MPDALPDSAEPSTDSRRRTLVVKMGSSSVTKQSGPDPVLLASALESAFAARAAGWDVVLVSSGAVSSGRALFARSQDAPISPRLAAAVGQTVLMGFYRSVAELSGSLVAQILIGESDLASPSQMAHVAEAIRHALDAGVVPVVNGNDTIDSAGSDNDGVAGALAMLLGADLLLLLTDVPGVFAGSIAEGVHLDELGIAELRGIGVQKGGTGRGGIRSKLRAAELAAHNGVSTRIAGSRTPEVILSALSDPGPGTLVRAVHAHPVVEQRWISGVATARGRVEINLEAERSIDAGSSLFASGIKRVSGDFVGGDVIEVRALSGELLARGVSRVSSRLLTLVRALRVDEIARVFVAVLAHAADPGSASGPSAGERPQLARALEYAHALSFEHARAVAMEIVGLFPAESISALLGQGSEEAALVERYTRLVRTLAIIGNEQLSVFRG; translated from the coding sequence GCTCCAGCTCGGTGACGAAGCAGTCCGGCCCGGATCCCGTGCTGCTGGCGAGCGCTCTCGAGAGCGCGTTCGCCGCTCGCGCCGCCGGCTGGGACGTGGTCCTCGTCTCCTCCGGGGCCGTCTCGTCGGGGCGGGCCCTCTTCGCCCGCTCGCAGGACGCCCCGATCAGCCCCCGCCTCGCGGCCGCCGTCGGTCAGACCGTCCTGATGGGCTTCTACCGCTCGGTGGCGGAGCTCTCGGGCTCCCTCGTCGCGCAGATCCTGATCGGCGAGTCCGATCTCGCGTCCCCGTCGCAGATGGCGCACGTGGCGGAGGCGATCCGCCACGCTCTCGACGCCGGCGTCGTCCCCGTGGTCAACGGCAACGACACCATCGACTCGGCCGGCTCCGACAACGACGGCGTGGCCGGCGCTCTGGCCATGCTCCTCGGCGCCGACCTGCTCCTGCTGCTCACCGATGTGCCGGGCGTCTTCGCCGGGAGCATCGCCGAGGGCGTCCACCTCGACGAGCTGGGCATCGCCGAGCTGCGCGGCATCGGCGTCCAGAAGGGCGGCACCGGCCGCGGCGGGATCCGCTCGAAGCTCCGGGCGGCCGAGCTGGCCGCGCACAACGGCGTCTCGACCCGGATCGCCGGCTCCCGCACACCCGAGGTGATCCTGAGCGCGCTGAGCGACCCGGGCCCCGGCACCCTCGTCCGCGCGGTCCACGCGCATCCCGTCGTCGAGCAGCGCTGGATCTCCGGAGTCGCGACCGCCCGCGGACGCGTCGAGATCAACCTCGAGGCCGAGCGCAGCATCGACGCCGGCTCGAGCCTGTTCGCCTCGGGGATCAAGCGCGTCTCGGGCGACTTCGTCGGCGGGGACGTCATCGAGGTGCGCGCACTCAGCGGCGAGCTCCTCGCCCGGGGGGTCTCCCGCGTCTCGTCCCGTCTCCTGACCCTGGTCCGGGCCCTGCGGGTCGACGAGATCGCGCGCGTGTTCGTCGCCGTCCTGGCCCATGCCGCCGATCCGGGATCGGCGTCCGGGCCGTCCGCGGGCGAACGGCCCCAGCTCGCACGGGCGCTGGAGTACGCGCACGCCCTCTCGTTCGAGCACGCCCGCGCGGTCGCGATGGAGATCGTCGGACTGTTCCCCGCCGAGAGCATCTCGGCCCTGCTCGGTCAGGGGTCGGAGGAGGCGGCGCTGGTCGAGCGCTACACGCGGCTGGTGCGCACCCTCGCGATCATCGGGAACGAGCAGCTCTCGGTCTTCCGGGGCTGA
- a CDS encoding EamA family transporter encodes MAALLLALLSAVAYGVSDFLGGLASRRVAALRVVLVSYPVSAFVIAALAPFAGGRLDTASLLWGAASGAVMAVAMWCFYLALAEGPMSIVSPVTAVMVAGVPVVVGVALGERPSPVSLVGILLAVAAIVLVSREAAASGQGRRFTPRVARLTLGAGTCFALSFVFTDRIDGGSGLWALVAARVVASCLVAVAATRTTRTAPLRGRLLVLAVGVGLLDVVANIGMLYAFRDGMLSLVSVLIALYPAVTVGLAVAVLRERLGPGQWLGMALATGAVVTIAVAG; translated from the coding sequence GGAGGGTCGCCGCGCTCCGGGTCGTCCTGGTCTCGTACCCCGTGTCCGCCTTCGTGATCGCCGCCCTGGCGCCGTTCGCCGGAGGGCGCCTCGACACGGCGTCCCTGCTGTGGGGAGCGGCGTCCGGCGCCGTGATGGCCGTGGCCATGTGGTGCTTCTACCTGGCGCTCGCCGAGGGCCCGATGAGCATCGTCTCGCCGGTGACGGCCGTGATGGTGGCCGGAGTGCCAGTGGTCGTCGGAGTCGCACTCGGCGAGCGGCCGTCCCCGGTCTCGCTGGTCGGCATCCTCCTGGCCGTCGCCGCGATCGTCCTCGTGAGCCGCGAAGCAGCGGCATCGGGGCAGGGGCGCCGCTTCACGCCGAGGGTGGCACGACTCACCCTCGGAGCGGGTACCTGCTTCGCGCTGAGCTTCGTCTTCACCGACCGCATCGACGGCGGCTCCGGGCTCTGGGCGCTCGTGGCCGCGCGTGTGGTCGCCTCCTGCCTCGTCGCGGTCGCGGCGACGCGGACGACGCGCACGGCACCGCTCCGCGGACGGCTCCTCGTGCTCGCCGTCGGCGTCGGGCTCCTCGACGTCGTCGCGAACATCGGCATGCTCTACGCCTTCCGCGACGGCATGCTCTCGCTCGTGAGCGTCCTCATCGCGCTCTACCCCGCCGTCACCGTGGGACTCGCCGTCGCCGTGCTGCGCGAACGCCTCGGTCCGGGCCAGTGGCTGGGCATGGCGCTCGCGACCGGCGCCGTCGTCACGATCGCGGTGGCGGGATGA
- the argH gene encoding argininosuccinate lyase, giving the protein MNSTDTPLDRLREHRFEGEADDLLVEINASIDVDVRLASVDVRGSLAHLDMLRRCGILQEDEADILADGLRTVEEEIRTGTFPVDRSLEDIHMNIEARLQTLVGPVAGRLHTARSRNDQVALDSRLWVRDAATRADQLLEGLIDALLDRAETEAGSAMPGFTHLQVAQPVTIGHHLLAYAEMFQRDRDRFLCANARADESPLGAAALAGTGFPIDPTATAAALGFSRPMRNSIDAVSDRDFLLDFLAAGAMLGIHLSRICEELVIWSTPQFGYVTLPDGLTAGSSIMPQKRNPDAAELVRAKSGRLVGDLVSLLVVMKGLPLAYSRDMQEDKSAVFDASDTLEICLRTMTAIVRGLTFDTDRTRDDASRGGSLATELADWLVQKRGLPFRDAHGVVGAAIRALETRGLELRDADPDLLVEYSDHFRDLPATVLSVDSALHRRDSTGGTAPDRVRLAVSAFRALAAEDPTRTPAGERSIR; this is encoded by the coding sequence ATGAACTCCACCGACACCCCGCTCGACCGACTGCGCGAACACCGCTTCGAGGGAGAGGCGGACGACCTGCTCGTCGAGATCAATGCATCGATCGACGTCGACGTCCGATTGGCCTCCGTCGACGTCCGCGGCTCGCTCGCCCACCTCGACATGCTCCGGCGCTGCGGCATCCTCCAGGAGGACGAGGCAGACATCCTGGCCGACGGTCTTCGGACGGTCGAGGAGGAGATCCGGACAGGGACGTTCCCCGTCGACCGCTCCCTCGAGGACATCCACATGAACATCGAGGCCCGACTGCAGACACTCGTCGGACCCGTCGCGGGGAGGCTCCACACCGCTCGATCACGGAACGATCAGGTGGCTCTCGATTCGCGCCTCTGGGTCCGCGACGCGGCGACACGAGCCGATCAGCTGCTCGAAGGGCTGATCGACGCGCTCCTCGACCGTGCCGAGACGGAGGCAGGCTCGGCGATGCCCGGCTTCACCCACCTGCAGGTCGCGCAGCCGGTGACGATCGGGCACCACCTCCTCGCCTACGCCGAGATGTTCCAGCGCGATCGCGACCGCTTCCTCTGCGCGAACGCCCGGGCGGACGAGTCCCCGCTCGGTGCAGCCGCTCTGGCAGGCACGGGCTTCCCGATCGACCCCACCGCCACCGCAGCGGCCCTCGGCTTCAGCCGACCCATGCGCAACTCGATCGACGCGGTCTCGGACCGGGACTTCCTGCTCGACTTCCTCGCGGCCGGAGCGATGCTCGGCATCCACCTCTCGCGGATCTGCGAGGAGCTGGTGATCTGGAGCACTCCCCAGTTCGGTTATGTCACGCTGCCCGACGGATTGACGGCGGGATCCTCGATCATGCCGCAGAAGCGCAATCCGGACGCGGCCGAACTCGTGCGGGCGAAGTCCGGACGGCTGGTCGGCGATCTGGTGTCCCTGCTCGTCGTGATGAAGGGCCTGCCACTCGCCTACAGCCGGGACATGCAGGAGGACAAGTCCGCGGTCTTCGACGCCTCCGACACTCTCGAGATCTGTCTCCGCACGATGACGGCGATCGTCCGCGGACTGACCTTCGACACCGATCGCACCCGAGACGACGCCTCTCGGGGCGGCTCGCTCGCCACGGAGCTCGCCGACTGGCTGGTGCAGAAGCGTGGACTGCCGTTCCGCGACGCGCACGGCGTCGTCGGCGCCGCGATCCGCGCGCTCGAGACCCGCGGGCTGGAGCTGCGCGACGCCGATCCGGACCTCCTCGTCGAGTACTCGGATCACTTCCGCGACCTCCCCGCCACCGTGCTCAGTGTCGACAGCGCTCTTCACCGCCGCGACTCGACCGGAGGAACCGCGCCCGACCGGGTGCGATTGGCGGTGTCCGCCTTCCGAGCCCTCGCCGCGGAGGATCCGACGAGGACGCCTGCCGGAGAGCGGAGCATCCGATGA
- a CDS encoding SIMPL domain-containing protein, translating into MATITVAGNAQHFLPAERGTVRLEIRRESRSRSQALSEVTSVHARVREEAVAEQAAGVATWWSADQVSVSTVHRYLKDSDVTELFHVAAASVRVKYRDFDALGRWVASVSELPGVVVSGVDWDVTAAHRATAEREVRIAAVRDARERAAAYASALGLGEIRVLTLFEPGLRPHTRSEGGSALMSRAAKFGGQEEPLALKPEDIEVSASVSADFEAV; encoded by the coding sequence ATGGCCACCATCACCGTCGCTGGGAACGCTCAGCACTTCCTGCCCGCCGAGCGAGGCACCGTCCGTCTCGAGATCCGGCGCGAGTCGCGGTCGCGGTCGCAGGCGCTGTCCGAGGTGACCTCGGTGCACGCGAGGGTCCGCGAGGAGGCGGTCGCCGAGCAGGCGGCGGGTGTCGCGACCTGGTGGTCCGCCGACCAGGTCTCCGTCTCGACGGTGCACCGCTACCTCAAGGACTCCGACGTCACCGAGCTCTTCCACGTCGCCGCGGCGAGCGTCCGGGTGAAGTACCGCGACTTCGACGCGCTCGGACGCTGGGTGGCGTCGGTGTCGGAGCTGCCGGGTGTGGTGGTGTCGGGTGTCGACTGGGACGTGACGGCCGCGCATCGGGCGACGGCCGAGCGCGAGGTCCGGATCGCGGCGGTGCGCGACGCCCGTGAGCGCGCCGCGGCCTACGCCTCCGCACTCGGCCTCGGCGAGATCCGTGTGCTGACGCTCTTCGAGCCCGGCCTCCGGCCGCACACCCGCAGCGAAGGGGGCTCCGCCCTGATGAGCCGAGCGGCGAAGTTCGGCGGTCAGGAGGAGCCCCTCGCCCTCAAGCCGGAGGACATCGAGGTCTCGGCGTCTGTCTCCGCCGACTTCGAGGCGGTCTGA